A stretch of the Aphis gossypii isolate Hap1 chromosome 2, ASM2018417v2, whole genome shotgun sequence genome encodes the following:
- the LOC114122987 gene encoding major facilitator superfamily domain-containing protein 6-like isoform X1, giving the protein MSSLKYVELCAELDIIITRILAFKYKAPKISIESKMLPIHIRVNKRTLRMKFHYFLYMGGVASVQGFAPTIAKQLGYSPMVVGFVFTYLSMLSFFVKPITGIIVDKFRVKRIMFLAFVLLCGLTAFALKFIPKIPTEAVANLSCNTTTGLQICSTNDDHLSQCDDSVFKLIKNSTEPIECQLRCDQNESFLDEINRSWNIISYNITPNITYKNKELKYLNVTLIINATDQIELNNIFQVKSVHIMKTEIVLPFCKRPVSTRCKMDCSDDVIMELASVQKFEGSIFGLHQFWKYLIVMSLFWISQAITWSLQDPICFDLLDNKPEDFGKQRCWGSISWGLFSVLGGVLVDYFSNSNYQKNYVPIYYLCLIIILWDFSLAYKIEITETVGSKNTFSDVFKLITNMNVIIYLIWIIVMGICTSMPWNYLFWYMEDLTQKYHSDKQSWIKTLQGLAIGIQCIGGEMPFLFFSGWLIKRIGHTYCMTLGLFTFALRFYLYSMITNPIWILPVEFTNGITFGLCHAVLVAYARLIAPQNSATTVVALTGALFEGAGISLGGVVGGFLYQTYGGERTFKLFSYGSLIMGILHVMFIKLTIKSN; this is encoded by the exons ATGAgttctttaaaatatgtcGAATTGTGTGCAGAgctagatattataattacac GTATTTtggcatttaaatataaggcgccaaaaatatcaattgaaTCAAAAATGCTTCCAATACATATTCGAGTGAATAAACGCACGCTACGAatgaaatttcattattttctttatatggGCG GTGTTGCGTCAGTTCAAGGATTTGCACCTACAATAGCGAAACAACTAGGTTATTCGCCGATGGTAGTTGGTTTTGTTTTCACATATTTATCTATGCTATCCTTTTTCGTGAAACCCATCACAGgaattattgttgataaatttCGCGTGAAAAGAATTATGTTTCTCgcatttgttttgttatgtGGTCTTACAGCGTTCGCTTTAAAATTCATTCCAAAAATACCCACCGAAGCTGTTGCAAATTTAAGTTGTAATACAACTACAGGATTACAAATTTGTTCAACCAATGATGACCATTTGTCTCAATGTGATGACAGTGTAtttaagctaataaaaaatagtactgAACCCATAGAATGTCaa ttacGCTGTGATCAAAACGAATCGTTTCTGGACGAAATTAATAGATCCTGGAAtatcataagttataatataactccaaatattacgtataaaaacaaagaacTCAAGTATCTCAATGTTACTTTGATTATCAATGCAACAGAtcag ATTGaacttaacaatatttttcaagtgaAATCAGTACATATCATGAAAACAGAAATTGTATTACCATTCTGTAAGAGACCGGTTAGTACTCGGTGTAAGATGGATTGCTCGGACGATGTCATAATGGAATTGGCAAGTGTTCAAAAGTTTGAAGGAAGTATTTTTGGCTTGCATCAGTTctggaaatatttaattgttatgagCTTATTTTGGATTAGCCAAGCGATCACTTGGAGTCTCCAAGACCCTATATGCTTTGATCTTTTAG ataataagcCTGAAGATTTTGGCAAACAAAGGTGTTGGGGATCCATAAGCTGGGGACTTTTCTCGGTTTTGGGCGGAGTACTTGTTGATTATTTCAGTAATAGTAATTACCAAAAAAACTATGttccaatttattatttgtgtcttataataatactatgggATTTTTCCTTGGCTTACAAAATAGAA ataacTGAAACAGTTGGATCTAAGAACACATTTTCAGacgtattcaaattaataactaatatgaaTGTTATAATCTATTTGATATGGATTATAGTAATGGGAATTTGCACATCGATGCCTTGGAATTATCTATTTTG gtACATGGAGGATTTAACCCAAAAGTATCACAGTGATAAACAATCTTGGATAAAAACTTTACAAGGTTTGGCCATAGGAATTCAATGTATTGGCGGTGAAATGCcgttcttatttttttccgGTTGGTTGATCAAAAGAATTGGTCATACGTATTGCATGACCTTAGGTCTTTTCACTTTTGCTCTTAGATTCTATTTATACTCCATGATAACTAACCCTATTTGGATACTGCCAGTTGAATTCACTAACGGCATTACATTTGGATTGTGTCATGCCGTCTTGGTAGCATATGCTAGACTTATAGCTCCTCAAAATTCTGCCACAACAGTAGTTGCATTAACAGGAGCTCTATTCGAAGGTGCCG GTATTTCTCTTGGTGGTGTGGTTGGTGGATTTCTGTACCAAACATATGGAGGAGAGCGAACATTTAAACTATTCTCTTATGGTTCATTAATTATGGGTATTCTTCatgtaatgtttattaagttaactattaagtcaaattaa
- the LOC114122987 gene encoding major facilitator superfamily domain-containing protein 6-like isoform X2 translates to MLPIHIRVNKRTLRMKFHYFLYMGGVASVQGFAPTIAKQLGYSPMVVGFVFTYLSMLSFFVKPITGIIVDKFRVKRIMFLAFVLLCGLTAFALKFIPKIPTEAVANLSCNTTTGLQICSTNDDHLSQCDDSVFKLIKNSTEPIECQLRCDQNESFLDEINRSWNIISYNITPNITYKNKELKYLNVTLIINATDQIELNNIFQVKSVHIMKTEIVLPFCKRPVSTRCKMDCSDDVIMELASVQKFEGSIFGLHQFWKYLIVMSLFWISQAITWSLQDPICFDLLDNKPEDFGKQRCWGSISWGLFSVLGGVLVDYFSNSNYQKNYVPIYYLCLIIILWDFSLAYKIEITETVGSKNTFSDVFKLITNMNVIIYLIWIIVMGICTSMPWNYLFWYMEDLTQKYHSDKQSWIKTLQGLAIGIQCIGGEMPFLFFSGWLIKRIGHTYCMTLGLFTFALRFYLYSMITNPIWILPVEFTNGITFGLCHAVLVAYARLIAPQNSATTVVALTGALFEGAGISLGGVVGGFLYQTYGGERTFKLFSYGSLIMGILHVMFIKLTIKSN, encoded by the exons ATGCTTCCAATACATATTCGAGTGAATAAACGCACGCTACGAatgaaatttcattattttctttatatggGCG GTGTTGCGTCAGTTCAAGGATTTGCACCTACAATAGCGAAACAACTAGGTTATTCGCCGATGGTAGTTGGTTTTGTTTTCACATATTTATCTATGCTATCCTTTTTCGTGAAACCCATCACAGgaattattgttgataaatttCGCGTGAAAAGAATTATGTTTCTCgcatttgttttgttatgtGGTCTTACAGCGTTCGCTTTAAAATTCATTCCAAAAATACCCACCGAAGCTGTTGCAAATTTAAGTTGTAATACAACTACAGGATTACAAATTTGTTCAACCAATGATGACCATTTGTCTCAATGTGATGACAGTGTAtttaagctaataaaaaatagtactgAACCCATAGAATGTCaa ttacGCTGTGATCAAAACGAATCGTTTCTGGACGAAATTAATAGATCCTGGAAtatcataagttataatataactccaaatattacgtataaaaacaaagaacTCAAGTATCTCAATGTTACTTTGATTATCAATGCAACAGAtcag ATTGaacttaacaatatttttcaagtgaAATCAGTACATATCATGAAAACAGAAATTGTATTACCATTCTGTAAGAGACCGGTTAGTACTCGGTGTAAGATGGATTGCTCGGACGATGTCATAATGGAATTGGCAAGTGTTCAAAAGTTTGAAGGAAGTATTTTTGGCTTGCATCAGTTctggaaatatttaattgttatgagCTTATTTTGGATTAGCCAAGCGATCACTTGGAGTCTCCAAGACCCTATATGCTTTGATCTTTTAG ataataagcCTGAAGATTTTGGCAAACAAAGGTGTTGGGGATCCATAAGCTGGGGACTTTTCTCGGTTTTGGGCGGAGTACTTGTTGATTATTTCAGTAATAGTAATTACCAAAAAAACTATGttccaatttattatttgtgtcttataataatactatgggATTTTTCCTTGGCTTACAAAATAGAA ataacTGAAACAGTTGGATCTAAGAACACATTTTCAGacgtattcaaattaataactaatatgaaTGTTATAATCTATTTGATATGGATTATAGTAATGGGAATTTGCACATCGATGCCTTGGAATTATCTATTTTG gtACATGGAGGATTTAACCCAAAAGTATCACAGTGATAAACAATCTTGGATAAAAACTTTACAAGGTTTGGCCATAGGAATTCAATGTATTGGCGGTGAAATGCcgttcttatttttttccgGTTGGTTGATCAAAAGAATTGGTCATACGTATTGCATGACCTTAGGTCTTTTCACTTTTGCTCTTAGATTCTATTTATACTCCATGATAACTAACCCTATTTGGATACTGCCAGTTGAATTCACTAACGGCATTACATTTGGATTGTGTCATGCCGTCTTGGTAGCATATGCTAGACTTATAGCTCCTCAAAATTCTGCCACAACAGTAGTTGCATTAACAGGAGCTCTATTCGAAGGTGCCG GTATTTCTCTTGGTGGTGTGGTTGGTGGATTTCTGTACCAAACATATGGAGGAGAGCGAACATTTAAACTATTCTCTTATGGTTCATTAATTATGGGTATTCTTCatgtaatgtttattaagttaactattaagtcaaattaa